In Sphingomonas sp., a single window of DNA contains:
- the rnd gene encoding ribonuclease D, with protein sequence MHIHGLIEDSVTLAELCKRLAKSDFITVDTEFMRENSYWPELCLIQVANDKEAAAIDPMAPDLDMGPLLELMVDNEDVLKVFHAGGQDIEIVYNLTGKTPHPMFDTQIAAMALGQGEQIGYSNLVDTYLGIVVDKGARFTDWARRPLDKRQIDYAIADVTHLSAIFPKMLEKLRKSGRGVWLNQEMERISDPENYRNDPDQVWQRVRINSRKPEVLGRLKALARWRELEAQGKDLPRGRIVKDETLADIAANPPRKQSDLAKVRGLSAAWAGNDIGGRMMAAIAESKPMPADEMPGREERKPSLGKDGALVADLLKLLLKIRAKEVNVAPRLLARSEDLEALASGVRKDLPILEGWRYEQFGRDALALVEGQLGFAVRNGKLKMTRAEDPA encoded by the coding sequence ATGCACATTCATGGTCTGATCGAAGACAGCGTCACCCTCGCCGAACTCTGCAAACGCCTCGCGAAGTCCGACTTCATCACGGTCGACACCGAGTTCATGCGCGAAAACAGCTACTGGCCAGAGCTCTGCCTGATCCAGGTGGCCAACGACAAGGAGGCCGCGGCGATCGATCCGATGGCCCCCGACCTCGACATGGGTCCTCTGCTCGAACTGATGGTCGACAACGAGGACGTCCTGAAGGTTTTCCACGCCGGCGGCCAGGACATCGAAATCGTCTACAACCTCACCGGCAAGACCCCGCACCCGATGTTCGACACCCAGATCGCCGCAATGGCGCTCGGCCAGGGCGAGCAGATCGGCTATTCCAACCTCGTCGACACCTATCTCGGCATCGTCGTCGACAAGGGCGCCCGCTTTACCGACTGGGCGCGCCGCCCGCTGGACAAGCGCCAGATCGACTATGCCATCGCCGACGTGACCCACCTTTCCGCAATCTTCCCCAAAATGCTGGAAAAGCTGCGCAAGTCGGGTCGCGGCGTATGGCTTAACCAGGAGATGGAGCGGATCTCGGATCCCGAGAATTACCGCAACGATCCCGACCAGGTATGGCAGCGCGTCCGCATCAACAGCCGCAAGCCCGAGGTGCTCGGCCGCCTGAAGGCACTCGCCCGGTGGCGCGAGCTGGAAGCGCAGGGCAAGGACCTGCCGCGCGGCCGCATCGTCAAGGACGAAACGCTGGCCGACATCGCCGCCAACCCGCCGCGCAAGCAGAGCGATCTCGCCAAGGTACGCGGTCTCTCCGCCGCCTGGGCGGGGAACGACATTGGCGGGCGGATGATGGCGGCGATCGCCGAGTCCAAGCCGATGCCCGCCGATGAGATGCCCGGCCGCGAGGAGCGCAAGCCGTCGCTGGGCAAGGACGGCGCGCTGGTCGCCGACCTGCTCAAGCTGCTGCTCAAGATCCGCGCGAAGGAAGTGAATGTAGCCCCCCGTTTGCTGGCGCGTTCTGAGGACCTCGAAGCGCTCGCCTCCGGAGTGCGCAAGGACCTGCCGATCCTCGAAGGCTGGCGCTACGAACAGTTCGGACGCGATGCGCTGGCGCTGGTGGAAGGCCAGCTGGGATTCGCGGTGCGCAACGGCAAGCTCAAGATGACCCGCGCGGAGGATCCGGCATGA
- a CDS encoding 2-hydroxyacid dehydrogenase: MRVAVFNTKAYDRRFLSEANARFGHDLTFLEPRLDALTATLAAGHAAVCVFVNDGVDGTVLEALAKVGVRLVALRCAGFNNVDLAAAERLGIAVVRVPAYSPHAVAEFTVGLLLAVDRQIPRAWSRVRENNFALDGLIGRNLHGRTVGVVGTGKIGALVARSLRAGFGCTVLASDLRADPELEAMGVRYVPRDELLRTAEIVTLHCPLTPETHRLIDAQVIAEARDGLVIVNTSRGALIDTAALIDGLKARKVRAVALDVYEQEADLFFEDLSNEIIADDQFQRLLTFPNVLVTGHQAFLTEEALSAIAETTLASIADFDAGQPLINRVDAALIAAPR, translated from the coding sequence ATGCGCGTCGCGGTGTTCAACACCAAGGCCTATGACCGCCGCTTCCTATCCGAGGCCAATGCCCGCTTCGGGCATGACCTGACCTTCCTCGAACCCCGCCTCGATGCGCTGACCGCCACGCTGGCGGCGGGGCACGCGGCGGTGTGCGTGTTCGTGAATGACGGCGTCGACGGAACGGTGCTGGAAGCGCTGGCGAAGGTCGGCGTCCGGCTGGTGGCGCTGCGCTGCGCCGGGTTCAACAATGTCGATCTCGCCGCTGCGGAGCGGCTGGGCATCGCGGTGGTGCGGGTGCCCGCCTATTCGCCGCATGCCGTTGCCGAGTTCACCGTCGGTCTGCTGCTGGCGGTCGACCGGCAAATCCCGCGCGCCTGGTCGCGGGTGCGAGAAAACAATTTCGCGCTCGACGGGCTGATCGGTCGCAACCTCCATGGCCGCACCGTCGGCGTGGTCGGCACCGGCAAGATCGGCGCGCTGGTCGCTCGGTCGCTGCGGGCGGGGTTCGGCTGCACCGTACTGGCGAGCGATCTCCGTGCGGACCCCGAACTGGAAGCGATGGGCGTCCGCTATGTGCCGCGCGACGAACTGCTGCGCACCGCCGAGATCGTGACGCTGCATTGCCCGCTGACGCCGGAAACGCATCGGCTGATTGATGCACAGGTGATCGCCGAGGCGCGGGACGGGCTGGTGATCGTCAACACCAGCCGCGGGGCATTGATCGACACGGCGGCGCTGATCGACGGACTCAAGGCGCGCAAGGTGCGCGCCGTGGCGCTCGATGTCTACGAGCAGGAGGCCGACCTGTTCTTCGAGGATCTGTCCAACGAGATCATCGCCGACGACCAGTTTCAGCGGCTGCTGACCTTTCCGAACGTGCTCGTCACCGGCCATCAGGCCTTCCTCACCGAAGAAGCGCTGTCCGCGATCGCCGAGACGACGCTTGCCAGCATTGCCGATTTCGATGCCGGCCAACCGCTCATCAATCGCGTCGATGCAGCCTTGATCGCGGCACCGCGTTGA
- the lipA gene encoding lipoyl synthase: MNEQTPLPRPERVRKPDWIRVKAPTSEGFAKTRALMRSKNLVTVCEEAACPNIGECWTKKHATVMILGDVCTRACRFCNVKTGMPRKVDPLEPQHVAEAALQMGLEHIVITSVDRDDLPDGGASQFVKVIEAIRKASPTTTIEILTPDFRNKHEAAIEAIVAARPDVYNHNLETVPRLYPMIRPGARYYASLRLLETVKRLDPSIFTKSGIMLGLGEQRLEVHQVMDDMRSADIDFLTMGQYLQPTPKHAKVEEFVTPQNFQAYGAIARAKGFLQVASTPLTRSSYHAGEDFAEMRAAREAKLAKASAKA, from the coding sequence ATGAACGAGCAGACTCCGCTGCCGCGCCCCGAGCGCGTCCGCAAGCCCGACTGGATCCGCGTCAAGGCCCCGACCTCGGAAGGGTTTGCCAAGACCCGCGCCCTGATGCGCTCCAAGAACCTCGTCACCGTGTGCGAGGAAGCCGCCTGTCCGAATATCGGCGAGTGCTGGACCAAGAAACACGCGACGGTGATGATCCTGGGCGACGTCTGCACGCGCGCCTGCCGCTTCTGCAACGTCAAGACCGGCATGCCGCGCAAGGTCGATCCGCTGGAGCCCCAGCATGTTGCCGAAGCGGCGCTGCAGATGGGTCTGGAGCATATCGTCATCACCTCGGTGGATCGTGACGATCTGCCGGACGGCGGCGCCAGCCAGTTCGTCAAGGTGATCGAGGCGATTCGCAAGGCGAGCCCGACCACGACGATCGAGATCCTGACTCCCGATTTCCGCAACAAGCACGAGGCCGCCATCGAGGCGATCGTCGCGGCGCGGCCGGACGTGTACAACCACAATCTCGAGACGGTCCCCAGGCTCTACCCGATGATCCGCCCGGGTGCCCGCTATTATGCCTCGCTGCGGCTGCTGGAGACGGTGAAGCGCCTCGATCCGTCGATCTTCACCAAGTCGGGCATCATGCTCGGCCTGGGCGAGCAGCGCTTGGAAGTGCACCAGGTGATGGACGATATGCGCTCGGCCGACATCGATTTCCTGACCATGGGCCAGTATCTCCAGCCGACGCCGAAGCATGCGAAGGTCGAGGAATTCGTGACCCCGCAGAATTTCCAGGCCTATGGTGCGATCGCCCGGGCCAAGGGCTTCCTGCAGGTCGCCTCGACCCCGCTCACGCGCTCCAGCTATCACGCCGGCGAGGACTTCGCCGAGATGCGCGCGGCTCGCGAGGCCAAGCTGGCGAAGGCGAGCGCCAAGGCCTGA
- a CDS encoding type II toxin-antitoxin system RatA family toxin has translation MPKHSETRHLPYTPEQMFDLVADVARYPEFLPWVSAMRVRSSSDTQVVADMIVGFKGLRETFTSRVTKARPETVHVEYVDGPLKHLSNDWKFRPDGQGGCYVDFCVDFAFKNRVFEMLAGQVFDRALRKMISAFEERAAKLYAASGSSTGTAGDGINRSSAHNAA, from the coding sequence ATGCCCAAGCATAGCGAAACCCGGCATCTCCCCTACACGCCGGAACAGATGTTCGATCTGGTGGCCGATGTCGCGCGCTACCCCGAGTTCCTGCCCTGGGTGAGCGCGATGCGCGTCCGCTCGTCGAGCGACACCCAGGTCGTGGCGGACATGATCGTCGGCTTCAAAGGGTTGCGCGAGACCTTCACCTCGCGCGTCACCAAGGCGCGGCCCGAGACCGTGCATGTCGAATATGTCGATGGGCCGCTCAAGCACCTGTCGAACGACTGGAAGTTCCGGCCGGACGGGCAGGGCGGCTGTTACGTCGATTTCTGCGTCGACTTCGCGTTCAAGAACCGGGTGTTCGAGATGCTGGCCGGCCAGGTGTTCGACCGCGCGCTCCGCAAGATGATTAGTGCCTTTGAGGAGCGCGCGGCGAAGCTTTACGCCGCTTCGGGTTCTTCGACCGGCACCGCAGGCGACGGCATCAACAGGTCGAGCGCGCACAACGCCGCCTGA
- a CDS encoding polyphosphate kinase — MTIDLSDYEAGDHFDGDYEAELAKLQKRVSHIQTAHIIHKRRAIIALEGWDASGKGGVIKRLTAEWDPRYYEVWPISAPTQEELAHHFLWRFWQRLPAQHNIAVFDRTWYGRVLVERVEGYAGESDWRRGYAEINDFEAQQVNNGATLIKIFLHVTQKTQDKRLRDRLTHPWKRWKTGMDDFRNRARRADYLDAMHEMFHETDTSHARWTVIDGNNKKAARIAALTAIAEQLEKHVPMVPPELDPEVVKVATEALGKF; from the coding sequence ATGACCATCGATCTTTCCGACTACGAGGCCGGCGACCATTTTGACGGCGATTACGAAGCCGAGCTCGCCAAGCTCCAGAAGCGGGTGAGCCATATCCAGACCGCGCACATCATCCACAAGCGCCGCGCGATCATCGCGCTGGAGGGCTGGGATGCGTCGGGGAAGGGCGGGGTGATCAAGCGCCTCACCGCCGAATGGGATCCGCGCTACTATGAGGTCTGGCCGATCTCGGCGCCGACCCAAGAGGAACTCGCCCACCACTTCCTCTGGCGCTTCTGGCAGCGACTCCCGGCGCAGCACAATATCGCCGTGTTCGATCGCACTTGGTATGGCCGGGTGCTGGTCGAGCGGGTGGAGGGCTATGCCGGCGAGAGCGATTGGCGGCGCGGCTATGCCGAGATCAACGATTTCGAGGCGCAGCAGGTCAACAACGGCGCGACGCTGATCAAGATCTTCCTGCACGTGACGCAGAAGACCCAGGACAAGCGCCTGCGCGACCGGCTGACCCATCCGTGGAAGCGGTGGAAGACCGGCATGGACGATTTCCGCAACCGGGCGCGCCGGGCGGACTATCTCGATGCGATGCACGAGATGTTCCACGAGACCGATACGTCGCACGCGCGCTGGACGGTGATCGACGGCAACAACAAGAAGGCGGCCCGGATCGCGGCGCTGACCGCGATCGCCGAGCAGCTGGAAAAGCATGTGCCGATGGTGCCGCCGGAGCTCGACCCGGAAGTGGTGAAGGTCGCCACCGAGGCGCTGGGCAAGTTCTAA
- the aspS gene encoding aspartate--tRNA ligase: protein MHAYRTHTCAQLRSADVGQTVRLSGWVHRKRDHGDLVFVDLRDHYGITQIVTDASGPAFEAIESLRSESVITVTGTVVARDGSVVNPNLPTGEIEVRAAEVTVQSAAADLPMPVFGDQEYPEEIRLRNRYLDLRREKVHKNILLRSNVIASLRRRMIDQGFTEFQTPILTASSPEGARDYLVPSRVHPGKFYALPQAPQMFKQLLMVAGFDRYFQIAPCFRDEDARADRSPGEFYQLDFEMSFVTQDDVFAAIEPVLHGVFEEFADWEGMGRSVSALPFKRIPYRESMLKYGNDKPDLRNPLVITDVSDFFKGSGFGRFASIVEGGDVVRAIPAPGTHEKSRKFFDDMNSWAQSEGFPGLGYATQKDGVFGGPIANNHGQDGMKAMAEAMGLGPNDGIFFAAGKEAQAAKLAGLARTRVADQLELIDKKRFEFCWIVDFPMFEYDEDAKKVDFSHNPFSMPQGELEALETKNPLDILAYQYDIVCNGIELSSGAIRNHKPEIMYKAFEIAGYSQADVDTNFAGMINAFKFGAPPHGGSAPGVDRIVMLLADEPNIREVIAFPMTQKAEDLMMHAPSAVSDKQLKELHIRLAPGVDGPKAG, encoded by the coding sequence ATGCACGCCTATCGCACGCACACCTGCGCCCAGCTACGCTCCGCGGACGTCGGGCAAACCGTCCGCCTGTCGGGCTGGGTGCACCGCAAGCGCGACCATGGCGACTTGGTCTTCGTCGACCTGCGCGACCATTATGGCATCACCCAGATCGTCACCGATGCCAGCGGCCCGGCCTTCGAGGCGATCGAGTCGCTGCGCTCCGAATCGGTGATCACCGTCACCGGCACGGTCGTCGCGCGCGACGGCAGCGTGGTGAACCCGAACTTGCCGACCGGCGAGATCGAGGTCCGCGCGGCCGAGGTGACCGTCCAGTCGGCTGCGGCCGACCTGCCGATGCCGGTGTTCGGCGATCAGGAATATCCGGAAGAGATCCGCCTGCGGAACCGCTATCTCGATCTGCGCCGCGAAAAGGTCCACAAGAACATCCTGCTGCGCTCGAACGTGATCGCGTCGCTACGTAGGCGGATGATCGACCAGGGCTTCACCGAGTTCCAGACGCCGATCCTCACCGCGTCGAGCCCCGAGGGCGCGCGCGACTATCTCGTTCCCAGCCGTGTCCATCCGGGCAAGTTCTACGCGCTGCCGCAGGCGCCGCAGATGTTCAAGCAGCTGCTGATGGTTGCCGGCTTCGACCGATATTTCCAGATCGCGCCCTGCTTCCGCGACGAGGACGCCCGCGCCGACCGCAGCCCGGGTGAGTTCTACCAGCTCGATTTCGAGATGAGCTTCGTCACTCAGGACGACGTGTTCGCGGCGATCGAGCCGGTGCTCCACGGCGTGTTCGAGGAATTCGCCGACTGGGAGGGCATGGGCCGCAGCGTCAGCGCGCTGCCGTTCAAGCGCATCCCGTACCGCGAATCGATGCTGAAGTACGGCAACGACAAGCCGGACCTGCGCAACCCGCTGGTGATCACCGACGTGTCGGACTTCTTCAAGGGCTCGGGCTTCGGCCGCTTCGCCTCGATCGTGGAAGGCGGCGACGTCGTCCGCGCCATCCCCGCGCCGGGCACCCACGAGAAGAGCCGCAAGTTCTTCGACGACATGAACAGCTGGGCGCAGAGCGAAGGCTTCCCGGGCCTCGGCTATGCGACGCAGAAGGATGGCGTGTTCGGTGGTCCGATCGCCAACAACCATGGCCAGGACGGCATGAAGGCGATGGCGGAAGCCATGGGCCTGGGCCCGAACGACGGCATCTTCTTCGCCGCAGGCAAGGAAGCCCAGGCCGCCAAGCTCGCCGGCCTCGCCCGGACCCGCGTCGCTGATCAGCTCGAGCTGATCGACAAGAAGCGCTTCGAGTTCTGCTGGATCGTCGACTTCCCGATGTTCGAATATGACGAGGACGCGAAAAAGGTCGACTTCAGCCACAATCCGTTCTCGATGCCGCAGGGCGAACTGGAGGCGCTGGAGACCAAGAACCCGCTCGACATCCTCGCCTATCAGTACGACATCGTCTGCAACGGCATCGAGCTGTCCTCGGGCGCGATCCGGAACCACAAGCCCGAGATCATGTACAAGGCGTTCGAGATCGCCGGCTATTCGCAGGCCGATGTCGACACGAACTTCGCGGGCATGATCAACGCGTTCAAGTTCGGCGCCCCGCCGCACGGCGGCTCGGCCCCGGGTGTCGACCGCATCGTGATGCTGCTCGCCGACGAGCCGAACATCCGCGAGGTGATCGCCTTCCCGATGACGCAGAAGGCCGAGGATTTGATGATGCACGCGCCCTCGGCGGTGAGCGACAAGCAGCTCAAGGAGCTGCACATCCGCCTGGCGCCGGGCGTCGACGGCCCCAAGGCCGGCTGA
- a CDS encoding I78 family peptidase inhibitor — MIRALTLVALAGAAAGCAPQKKAEPLPAMVECDANRVQDLKSKQRSPAIEADALARSGAKRARWVEPGSAVTMDFRVDRLNLHVNAAGAITDARCG; from the coding sequence ATGATCCGCGCTCTCACCCTTGTCGCATTGGCGGGCGCGGCTGCCGGCTGCGCGCCGCAGAAAAAGGCCGAGCCGCTACCGGCGATGGTCGAATGCGACGCCAACCGGGTGCAGGACCTCAAGAGCAAGCAGCGCTCGCCTGCGATCGAGGCCGATGCGCTGGCCCGTTCGGGCGCCAAGCGCGCGCGTTGGGTTGAGCCGGGCTCGGCGGTGACGATGGACTTCCGCGTCGACCGGCTCAACCTGCACGTCAACGCCGCCGGCGCCATCACCGACGCCCGCTGCGGCTGA
- a CDS encoding CinA family protein yields MDTILPTELVEAARKVIDANRAAGRRVAVAESCTGGLVSAALTELPGSSDVFDAGFVTYSNDAKMDVLKVSLDVLETFGAVSIAVAWSMAQGVLERTKADVAVAITGIAGPGGATENKPVGTVVFAQAIRGADPKHVVADARHFENNGRGGIRLQAALCALDLLMPSPAVPVEEPEAA; encoded by the coding sequence ATGGACACGATTCTTCCCACCGAGCTCGTAGAAGCCGCACGTAAGGTCATCGACGCGAACCGCGCCGCCGGTCGCCGCGTCGCCGTCGCCGAGAGCTGCACCGGCGGCCTGGTCTCCGCCGCGCTGACCGAACTGCCGGGTTCGTCCGACGTCTTCGACGCCGGCTTCGTCACCTATTCCAACGACGCCAAGATGGACGTGCTGAAGGTGAGCCTCGACGTGCTCGAGACCTTCGGCGCCGTTTCGATCGCGGTCGCCTGGAGCATGGCGCAGGGCGTGCTCGAGCGCACCAAGGCGGACGTCGCCGTCGCGATCACCGGGATTGCCGGTCCGGGCGGGGCGACCGAGAACAAGCCGGTCGGCACCGTCGTCTTCGCCCAGGCGATCCGCGGCGCCGATCCCAAGCACGTCGTCGCCGACGCGCGCCATTTCGAAAATAACGGCCGCGGCGGCATCCGCCTTCAGGCGGCGTTGTGCGCGCTCGACCTGTTGATGCCGTCGCCTGCGGTGCCGGTCGAAGAACCCGAAGCGGCGTAA
- a CDS encoding deoxyribodipyrimidine photo-lyase encodes MTSPVLLWFRRDLRLADQPALVAAASEGTVIPVYVLDDEMAKHRAMGGASRWWLHHSLEALDAALRDKGSRLILRRGKSHEELARLAEETGATTVHCIRHYEPWWRNAERAVSQKLTLCCHDGNYLLPPGVVTTGAGKPYKIFTPFYRALRERLPPAAPLRVPQKIGAPSKWPKSDSLEDWGLLPTAPDWAEGFREEWTPGEAGAGKRLRRFEDHAAGYDDTRNLPSIEGSSRLSPHLHFGEVSPAQVWHAVADAGGQVEEYLRELGWRDFTQNLICQFPDYATKNGRPAFDKLEWRSGKAAKADLRAWQRGQTGYPIVDAGMRQLWATGWMHNRVRMIAASFLIKHLLIDWREGERWFWDTLVDADYGNNTVNWQWVSGSGVDSSQWSRVMAPLTQSEKFDAAGYIRQWVPELAKLPDAAIHDPDAAGCRPAAYPPKRIDHREARERALAAGRAVR; translated from the coding sequence ATGACATCTCCCGTGCTGCTGTGGTTTCGCCGCGACCTCCGCCTTGCCGATCAACCCGCGCTCGTCGCCGCGGCCTCCGAGGGGACGGTGATCCCGGTCTATGTGCTCGACGACGAGATGGCGAAGCACCGCGCGATGGGCGGCGCCTCGCGCTGGTGGCTGCACCACAGCCTCGAAGCGCTGGACGCCGCGCTGCGGGATAAAGGATCGCGATTGATCCTGCGCCGAGGCAAGAGCCACGAGGAATTGGCGCGGTTGGCCGAGGAAACCGGCGCGACGACCGTCCACTGCATCCGCCATTACGAACCCTGGTGGCGCAATGCGGAACGCGCGGTATCGCAGAAGCTGACGCTGTGCTGCCACGACGGCAATTACCTGCTGCCCCCCGGCGTGGTGACGACCGGGGCGGGCAAGCCTTACAAGATCTTCACGCCCTTTTATCGCGCGCTGCGCGAGCGCTTGCCCCCGGCGGCGCCGCTGCGGGTACCGCAAAAGATCGGTGCGCCGTCCAAATGGCCGAAAAGCGACTCACTGGAGGACTGGGGGCTGCTCCCGACCGCACCGGATTGGGCCGAGGGTTTCCGCGAGGAATGGACGCCGGGCGAGGCGGGGGCGGGTAAGCGGCTGCGGCGCTTCGAGGACCACGCCGCCGGCTATGACGACACGCGCAACCTGCCCTCGATCGAGGGCAGCTCGCGCCTCTCGCCGCACCTGCACTTCGGCGAAGTCTCGCCGGCGCAGGTCTGGCATGCGGTTGCGGATGCCGGCGGGCAGGTGGAGGAGTATCTGCGCGAACTGGGCTGGCGCGATTTCACCCAGAACCTGATCTGCCAGTTTCCCGATTATGCCACGAAAAACGGTCGCCCCGCCTTCGACAAGCTCGAATGGCGGTCCGGCAAGGCGGCCAAGGCGGACCTCCGCGCCTGGCAGCGCGGGCAGACCGGCTATCCGATCGTCGATGCGGGCATGCGCCAGCTCTGGGCAACCGGCTGGATGCACAATCGCGTGCGGATGATCGCGGCCAGCTTCCTGATCAAGCATCTGCTGATCGACTGGCGCGAGGGCGAGCGCTGGTTCTGGGACACGCTGGTCGACGCCGATTACGGCAACAACACGGTCAACTGGCAATGGGTCTCGGGCTCGGGCGTCGATTCGAGCCAGTGGAGCCGGGTGATGGCGCCGCTCACCCAGTCCGAGAAGTTCGATGCGGCAGGCTATATCCGGCAATGGGTACCCGAACTCGCCAAGCTGCCCGACGCCGCGATCCACGATCCCGATGCGGCGGGATGCCGCCCGGCCGCCTATCCGCCCAAGCGCATCGACCACCGCGAGGCGCGGGAGCGCGCGCTCGCGGCGGGCCGGGCAGTCCGCTGA
- a CDS encoding bifunctional 2-C-methyl-D-erythritol 4-phosphate cytidylyltransferase/2-C-methyl-D-erythritol 2,4-cyclodiphosphate synthase: MTAFRTAAILVAAGSGTRAGGSVPKQYALLGGKPLLAYAHRALSSHPKIDAVLTVIGTGQEALLEAALGTTPVVTGGATRRESVRHGLEALLAGGFTHVLIHDAARPFLPARVIDDLLTSLGTSGGAIPALPLADTLVRGEGELIGNTVPRDALYRVQTPQAFAFDAILEAHRRWPAETEATDDAQMLRAIGGRVAIVPGDPMLEKITHPADFAAAETRLAAAMRVRTATGYDVHRFAEGEALWLGGVRIPHNKGLSGHSDADVALHAITDALLGTIGAGDIGMHFPPSDPQWRGAASARFLEHAASLVAAEGGVLDFIDVTLICEAPKIGPHREAIRASIAAILGLDPRQVSVKATTTERLGFTGRGEGMAAQAVATVRVPARN, encoded by the coding sequence ATGACCGCGTTCAGGACCGCCGCCATCCTCGTCGCCGCCGGCAGCGGCACCCGCGCCGGGGGCAGCGTGCCCAAGCAATATGCCCTGCTCGGCGGCAAGCCGCTGCTCGCCTATGCGCATCGGGCGCTCAGCAGCCACCCGAAGATCGACGCTGTGCTGACCGTTATCGGCACGGGCCAGGAAGCGCTGCTCGAAGCGGCGCTCGGTACCACCCCCGTCGTCACCGGCGGCGCCACACGGCGCGAGTCGGTGCGGCACGGGCTGGAGGCGTTGCTCGCCGGCGGCTTCACCCATGTCCTGATCCATGACGCCGCCCGGCCCTTTCTTCCTGCGCGGGTAATCGACGATCTACTGACCAGCCTCGGCACCAGCGGCGGCGCGATCCCCGCCCTTCCCCTTGCCGACACGCTGGTACGCGGCGAAGGCGAACTAATCGGCAACACCGTCCCGCGCGACGCCCTCTACCGCGTCCAGACCCCGCAGGCCTTCGCCTTCGACGCCATTCTAGAAGCGCACCGCCGCTGGCCCGCCGAGACGGAGGCGACCGACGACGCCCAGATGCTGCGCGCGATCGGTGGCCGGGTCGCGATCGTCCCCGGAGACCCGATGCTCGAAAAGATCACCCACCCCGCCGATTTCGCCGCCGCCGAAACCCGCCTCGCCGCCGCGATGCGCGTCCGCACCGCGACCGGGTACGACGTCCACCGCTTCGCCGAGGGCGAAGCGCTGTGGCTGGGCGGCGTGCGTATCCCGCACAACAAGGGCCTGTCGGGCCATAGCGATGCTGACGTGGCGCTCCACGCGATCACCGATGCGCTGCTCGGCACGATCGGTGCGGGCGATATCGGCATGCACTTCCCGCCCAGCGACCCGCAATGGCGCGGCGCGGCCTCGGCCCGCTTCCTCGAACATGCTGCGTCGCTGGTCGCAGCCGAGGGCGGCGTACTCGACTTCATCGACGTGACGCTGATCTGTGAGGCGCCCAAGATCGGCCCGCATCGCGAGGCGATCCGCGCCTCGATCGCGGCGATCCTTGGTCTCGATCCGAGACAGGTCAGCGTGAAGGCCACCACAACCGAGCGCCTGGGTTTCACCGGCCGCGGCGAGGGCATGGCGGCGCAGGCTGTCGCAACCGTACGCGTACCTGCAAGGAACTGA
- a CDS encoding carbonic anhydrase — protein sequence MAGFDALLGGYRRFRNEGWSTQRARWAELSEGQSPKVMVIACSDSRVDPAQIFDTSPGEIFVVRNVANLVPPFEMGGGRHGVSAALEFAVTQLEVPEIVVMGHGACGGAHAALTQRFADAENGEGGFIAHWVDMLDGAREKIVAEHGDGPEAVRAMEQETVRVSIRNLRTFPFVAEREAAGKLTIHGAYFAIADGVLHVMGEDGTFAAA from the coding sequence ATGGCTGGATTTGACGCACTCCTCGGCGGCTATCGCCGCTTCCGCAACGAAGGCTGGAGCACGCAGCGCGCGCGCTGGGCCGAACTTTCTGAGGGGCAGAGCCCCAAGGTGATGGTAATCGCCTGCTCGGATAGCCGAGTCGATCCGGCGCAGATCTTCGATACCTCGCCCGGCGAAATCTTCGTGGTGCGCAACGTCGCCAATCTGGTTCCCCCGTTCGAGATGGGCGGCGGCCGGCATGGCGTGTCGGCGGCGCTGGAGTTCGCCGTGACGCAGCTCGAAGTGCCCGAGATCGTGGTGATGGGCCATGGTGCCTGCGGCGGCGCGCATGCCGCGCTCACCCAGCGTTTCGCCGATGCCGAGAATGGCGAGGGCGGGTTCATCGCGCACTGGGTCGACATGCTGGACGGCGCACGCGAGAAGATCGTCGCCGAACATGGCGACGGCCCTGAGGCGGTGCGCGCGATGGAGCAGGAGACGGTCCGTGTCTCGATCCGTAACCTGCGCACCTTCCCCTTCGTCGCCGAGCGCGAGGCGGCAGGCAAGCTGACCATCCACGGCGCGTATTTCGCTATCGCCGACGGCGTGCTGCACGTGATGGGCGAAGACGGCACCTTCGCGGCGGCGTGA